The nucleotide window GAAGTGGTCCAAAATATGATTTTGTCAGTAGTTCCATGCACCATCAAATGCAGGGTGACTGATTCACATCGCCCAAATTCACAAAAAGCCAAAACATGAACCAGGACACCAGTTTATTAATTCAAGGAGGGAGACAAAAGTTGGTTGGTCAGCAACCCTCTAGAAAATTCAAGATAGAAGGATTAATTATAATCAAAAAGTTCCTTGTTGAGCATGAAACCAGAAAACGGAGATTTACGTTGGCTGATCAGAATGACTCATGTCCTTGAGTTGACTGCACCCTTCTCCTGCAGAGGTATGCTGGTCAAGGAGACATCATGCTCATGGCCTCTGGTCTAGGCAACTTTTTGCTTGGCCCTGGACAATGCTGGAGACACACTGTTGAACTCCTCCTTGAAGATTCTACTAGTTCTAGGTTGCAAACTGACTGTCCTCTTCTTTCTGTTAGCATGAATTTTTTCAGACAGGGGACAATATACCTGGATCAATGTCAGGTTTCTGAATTTAAACACATaggttacattttatgacatGTGAAATGTCTTcctaacacacatatataactcACTAACTTAACTCTCTGAAACGAACTTCCCCCCGAATTCTTCAGGCACCTTACTTCATTCCCATGTTCTGAAAAGCAAGTCTGAGACCTAACTGAAAGTAAGTCTGGGTTTGATAGACACGTATAACTGTGTGAAACAGTAAAACATCATGCTCCCTTTCCCTCCTTTAATGACTGTggagggaaaaggggagagaggaggtgaaaaagagaaaaactgattTGGGGATTGGGAGTTGGGAAAAATAAAGGACTCAGGAATAAGAGTACAGGAAAAGAAGTGGTGCTTTTGATGAGTTTTAACCTGTTAGCTgctcctgttttcttcctttatgagAGTGGTGCTGGCCTTGTGATGGACTAAGGATCCTGTATACAGAACTAAAAACTATTGATGTTTTggtgggagaggcaaggaagatCCGGAACATGGAATGCTTCGAAAGAGGAGAATCAGGTGAGTTGCCAGAGTGGAGAACCATAGTACCTGATGGGCAAAGTGGAGAACTTAACTTCACAATTTTGTCAAGGGTTGGGTCCATAGGAATGGTCATGATTTCCTACCATATTCTATTTCTGTagtgatttcattttctaatctATTTAATCTAGTAAAATATGAATTCTAGATGAAATTCTCTGCTGTGAAGAGAAAAAGCACTATTTATAGAATGTATATATTCAAATCTAGCAAAAGATGGGAAAGTGATTAGTTAGTAAAAGGCCCTGTCCATTGTCAATCCCAATGAATCAACCTTGGAAATACATTCTTCTTTAAGAgagctttgttttttccttaatccAGTTGGTATACCGAGATACCTTGGTATATATTCCATATTTGCCTTTCATTGCACACTCTTCACCCCAGCTAATAATTCCAGTTAAGAAATTGGTCCCTTCCACTTCAGTAACGTGGGGTCCCCCACTATCTCCTTGACATGAATCTCTACCTCCCTCATGGTAGCCAGCACAGAACATGTTATTATGGATGGTGAACTTTGTGGACCGAAGGCACGTGGCTCGGTCAACAAATGGAACTCTAAGGTACTGAAGAATTGAAGCTGATCTCCCTCTGTTGAAGACTCTTCCCCAGCCACTGACATAGCCAGATCCAAATTTGAGGAAGATGTTTGTGTATTCCCTGTCTGCAATACAAATAGGTGTTACATAGCTGTTTAGCGTTAAGGGTTTATCCAGTTCCAGAAGGGCAATGTCATGGCTGTACTTATTAACAGTTGCATTGTAGCTGTGGTGAAGAATAACTCGAATCACATTTCGCTTTTGCTCTGTAGATTCTGTCTTCTCAATGTCATGTTCACCTattgaaaataagttttattttcagtcatgAAAAGTCATTTACATAAAGGAACAGATTTTCCAAGTGTCTACTCAGCATCACTGATCTAACTGGCAGTGCCAAAGATCTCAACTTATATTGTGACGATTTTAGTAAAATGTAATAAGGGCCAGTGTGTATTTTTCAGACCAAAAGCCATTCGGGGCCATCATAGAGATGATTCTGTTCACCTATGCTGTTACAAGTCTTACATTGGTGGTGATGAATCTACTTGTCATGAATTATCCTAGATTTTCCCAATTTCAAGTATTCTGATCCACTTTCTGAGCACAAATTCATCTGGTCGTTAATTCAAATACTGGCTGAAGACCTGCTACAGGTTGTGCCAGGCATCAGAGGTACAAAGGTCAGGGACATGACACTGGTTTTTGAGAAGGCTCAGTCCGGTGAGGAAATGGACACATTAATAAACTAATTGTACCCCACTCAGATGAGTGAGAATATCGATATCTCAAAGAATTATGGGAGCTTGGAGGATGGAGCAAGTTAGGTTTTGGAATTGTAGCCCTTCTATCACTAGCCCAATTTATTCAGCAACACTCCTATTAGATAGTAAAATATGATGTACCAATCATATAGAAGATCTAGTGATGCTGCAGattattataatttctgtttatttaccTGCAACAACTGTAATGTTAACAGGAGGTACGATACAGTGGGCAGCAGTTACGACCCATTTTTCATTAACGATGGAACCGCCACAGAATGCATCAATTTTACCATTCAAAATGACCTGTGGAAACAAAATTAAGAATCTTACTGTATAATATATttgatccagaaaaaataaatatgtgtgctGGTTACAAGAGTGGGCAAAAAGATGGCTTCTAGGTGCTGGCAGAAATGGAATGTTTCTGGAAAGTATTGGCTTTGCAGATGAATTAGTGTATCTGGAGCACCACCAAAAAAGTCATTTCTGTAACTGTCTTGAAGAGAACACACAATGAGAGACAGGGGAGCTCCAGCTGAGGCAAATCTGAGGAACGGCTTCTTTTGGTGATTTGGGGCCCTTGGATTTCTTTTCTAGGCGAGGCAGATTCTCTGGTGGCACAAATTCCTTCATGGAGATATGGCAGGTACATTAGAAAACACACTGACTTGAATCCTCAAGATTAAGAGTTATGATTGAGTCTCCTGTTCCTGGATGAGGAAATCTCTTTGCTACAGGTCacttgaaagagaaaaactgCTGATTTTTCTCGGAGGTCTTTTCAAACCCTTTCTAAACTGGAATATCATGAAATAAGACCTAAGGCCTCTCCATAAGGGCTGTGCTTATAGTCATCCGGGCAGTGAGGAACAGCAGGACTCATGCACTCCTTCCACTCTCCCTTAGCCATATTCAACTCCCCTCTGCCTGGATAGTAAGTTGTCTTTTTCCTAAAAGAGCTACTTAGCTGTGCTTGAGTTTTGGGCAAAGTGGACATCATTAGATAGGAGGACAATCCATTCCTTTCACTGTATATTCATCGCATAATCACAGCAGACAATGAATATTTTCACTACCTCAATGTCTCGATCAACTTGGAGGATTTCAGTTCCAGTGTAAGCAAGAGCCTTGATCCACGTTTTCGGGAAGGAAGCTGAGAAGTGTGAACACTAGAGGGCACACTCAACATTCAGTAAACCCTTTCCAGCAGCTGACTAGCTCTTCCTGAACGCCTGCTCTTTTACCAAAGCACATGTAGCCCTAGGTATAAAGCCATGCATAAACAAGGGAAAGCAGGGGTCAATCCTATAAAGTGCGCATCAGAGATGGTCCTTGgggcatgtttttttttttgtctcaaatTCAACTTACTGAACACCTATTATGTTCTAGACACTGAAACACTAGCCTTCTTGGGGAGACCTATGGGGCTGACTCATTTTAGGTCTCTGACTTCCTTGTTTATACTCTGGACCTCCCTTTCTAACTAGCtgtggctttttattttgaaacgttgtaaaaatatagaaaaacccACATAATATAATAAACACCAGTGTGAATACAACTCAGACTTAATAGTCTTCCTAATTTTTTCTAACGTTTATTGAGTGTATTTTGGGCTGATCATTGTAGTAAGTGCTTTACAGACATTCAATACTCACTACCGAATATCCTATGGagtgatattaatatatactttatagATGAGCGAACTAAAGTTTAGAGATACACATTAACTCCTCTAAGGTTAGTAAGTGGTGAAGCCAGGATGCAAACCGAAATCTTCCTAACTCTAGAATTTGTGCTCCTAGGTACCCAGCATCTGTTCAAGCATGGTCTCTGGACCAGTTGTAGTAGAATCATCTGGGGTGcctgtaaaatgcagatttgggAGCTTACCCAGACTTAGATAATCAGAGTGTTTGGTAGGTGGGACTGGGGAAAATGAAGCTCCCCAGAATATTCTTACACAAAATTAAGTTTGAGAACTGTTATatacctactgaatcagagtTTCCAAGGCTTGGTAAGGTACTCACTCCAGGCAGGACTGGGCTACGTAtgttgtgaaaaatgaaaatatggggtCCTTTGTTCAAAAGCCAGGAAAAAAGTGCCatcaaaaatactaaaatataaaactttttcttttccttggtggTCTCTCTCACAACCTatcatgttatttttcaaaacaattgaTATTTAATGTTATGCTTCCCTTAGCATGGGGATATTTGCTGAGAGAGCACAGACCCTCAAAGGTGCCTGGGGATGTACCCTGTAATTTAGCACCTATACCCCCTTAGGATCCCTTGCCTGCCAGCCACAGGATGCTGGGCCCCAGCAGTGGAGGGTAAGTCAATCTTTTGCTTGCCACTGACCTACTGCAGCAATCAAGGTGGAGAGGTGATTCCCAAGGGATTGCAACTTCCACGCCAAGATGTGCTCCGTACCTGGAATGGAGGTGGGAAAGAGACTCACCCCCACCATTCACCCTCCAAATGTGCTGCGGCACATTCCTGGTCTGGAGATGCCAGGAGGTCGTGCCCCCTCCTAAGTTAGCATAAGGGCATGTGCACCAGATCCTAACCCTCTGTGTACCTGTGCACAAGCTCCCaactgggggaggagggcagcaaTGGTAGCTGGGTAGGGACCAGGAAGTGGAATATTTCTGGTCACCATGGGATGGCAGAGGTCATTGGGCAGGTGTGGAAGGGAGAGGCAAAGCTGGCTTAGGCACCAGAGGTAAGGGAGTAGGAAGTGGAGAAACCACCCCTGGGAGACGGTGAGAGGTGGGACTGCCAGGATCCGAGGTTCTAAGTCCCTAGCACATGCTCTGTTGTCTCACTGGACTTGAGTTACAGAGCAAAAATGCAAAAGCATTGATCCCCAGATGTGCAACTCTTCTCAGTGCAGAGCCCTGAGCAAGTGCATTGGTGATAAGACCATGTGGCTGGCCCTGATCCCAGGTGATTTTTATCACCAAGAAAAATTTGGACAATACTGTTCTATGCTAGTCCTGATGGTTACAACTGAACACATCTGTTTAAGCAACTGGAATTAAGAATTCACATGTGATGATATCATGCTGCTTCTCCTGTGGCCCACTGTATTGGGGGGCATTGCACATCGCTCAGCTTAGTGAGCTAGTTAGGCCAGATTGAATGATATCCACAGCCCCTGGGCACAGAGACGATGACAGAGCTAGTCTGACTCCTGCCAAGGACTTGATGCCTGGAGCTTCTACTGTTTTCTGGTAGATGGCTGAGAAATATGGTTGTGTTCTTTTAAGTCTGAAGAGCATTTTTGTTTTGCCAATTCCTGATTGGTATTAGAGATTTTACTGAACATCTTTGCCAAGAAAAAGgcctaaaatatatttgtatttaaagatATTACAAACTATTTGGTTTGGGAATATTTGTCAGGCTACCTCAGGACCACAGATATCTAAATATTAGCTATTTGGGGGATGAACTGTCTGCTTGACCAAGGACAAGTTCTTGCAAGCCATCACTTTGGAGAATGATGGGGAAAATGAGAGAGCATATGTTCTGAGCAAGGCATCTGAGTTCTGatctgttgaacattttttatgtttgtcAAAGTCTAATAGGagcctgttttctctcttttagacacacatatatacaaagcAACCACATACATATAACATCTACAAAACACACATTCGCACATCTGTATTTATGCTCTGCATTGACAATGCCAGCCCAGAGCAATAGGTGTTGCCCTGTGGGTCCCTTCCCAACCTTTAACTCCAACTTGGCCTTTCCCTGTGATTTCAGGAAAACCTTTATTCTCCCCACTTACCCACCCCAGCTTTACAATAACACTTTTTCTATGTTTGCTTCCTCTCAGACACAAGACAAAACCATTTGTGCATGCTGTACAGTTTGTTATGCCCACAGGTGTGGTTTGCCCAGCCCTTGACCCTAGGTCATTTTGCTGGGCACAGAGGGGATGCTCACTTTGGTTTTTGATGGTTAACTAGTTATTGAAATATGTTTCATTGAATAATCTTTGAGGCTAACAGTCTGACTGTTCTGTCCAAAATAGCTTTGTGGGCCCAGGTAAGATTACGTATGTCATATTCTTATTTCTCCTAATTTGGAATTTTATCATCTGAGCTAGGAATAATAGAGGGTTACCTTTTTTAAGTGCTGATATTTCTATAGTCCTAGAAGCCTCATGTAATATC belongs to Eulemur rufifrons isolate Redbay chromosome 30, OSU_ERuf_1, whole genome shotgun sequence and includes:
- the F9 gene encoding coagulation factor IX isoform X2, which produces MQCLNTIMAESPGLVTICLLGYLLSAECAVFLDRENANKILSRPKRYNSGKLEEFVRGNLERECIEEKCSFEEAREVFENTERTTEFWKQYVDASCNIKNGRCKQFCKKSADNKVVCSCTEGYQLAEDKKSCEPAVPFPCGRVSVSHTSTLTRAETIFSNMDYENSTEVETILDNVTESTHSPQDFTRVVGGENAKPGQFPWQVILNGKIDAFCGGSIVNEKWVVTAAHCIVPPVNITVVAGEHDIEKTESTEQKRNVIRVILHHSYNATVNKYSHDIALLELDKPLTLNSYVTPICIADREYTNIFLKFGSGYVSGWGRVFNRGRSASILQYLRVPFVDRATCLRSTKFTIHNNMFCAGYHEGGRDSCQGDSGGPHVTEVEGTNFLTGIISWGEECAMKGKYGIYTKVSRYTNWIKEKTKLS